DNA from Alnus glutinosa chromosome 2, dhAlnGlut1.1, whole genome shotgun sequence:
TAAGATCCAAGGCTTGTTGGCTGCTTGGTTCGTAAGAAAACAACTTTCCCATGTCGTCAACCACTAGAACTTCACCATTCTTTGTAAATCCTATCACCCTGTCCAACCTTCCGGGAATGCAAATATCAAACACCTTTGTCCAAGATTCCGCCACTCCATACTCTTTCATCACCCACACGGAGTGAGGCTCCGTCACCGCGATGCCCCATTCGTTACAAGGGACAAGCGCAAGCAACCCATCAATCACCGCCAGATTAACGTCCAAGAATTTCACCCCTTCCAAACTCTTGGGCATGGCCAATTCACCAAATGCCTCATCTTCCATATCCAACGACACGATCACATTGCGAAAATCACCCTGGCCCGATGGAGTGTGTACGCGCCAATGGACTGCCCCATTCAAGAAAACCGATACGTAGCACAGTTCGATGACGTAGGGAGGAGGGGGGGTCGTAACAGAGCGCCACGCGCCCATTCGAAGCGAATAAATCTCAACCAGAGGATGAAGAATATGTGTAGGATCTTCAAGATACACAGCCTTCACCAATTTGTAATCATCTGTCTTGGGGTCATACCCAAAGCCAAGAGAACGAATAACTGGACCGTTTGAGGTAAATCCTCCAAAGTTTGCTCCAATGTTAGGGTCCGGAAGTAATATAACTTTTTGGATAGAAGGATTCCAGAGAACACATAACGACCCAGAGTTTTTACGGAAAACATAATCCGCGAGACAAACTACACCATTAGATGAACCAACAACGTGCAAGAAATCGTTCAAATAACcccttttctcttctatttcttCTATTTCTTGGTCGAGAGAAAGCTCGCGGGTGCGTATGCCAGGGGAACTATAGAACGCCAGGTGTTTGTCGGAATGGTTGGCAGGGAATGGATCATCGGAATAATGCAAAGTAAAGCACTGCGTCTGAAAATCGGAGTCGAAATAGTGGAAGAGAAGGTAGGGTGGGTGTTGGGCGTTGGATTTAGAAAGAGCGCGATTGAGGTGGGTGGCGATGAAGTGGGGGCTTGCAATCAGAGAGCACCATGTCTTGCAAACGCACCTGAATCTGATGAGCGACTTCACTGGCAGTCTTGAGAGGATTTCGATGATCACCTCGTTTGGGAGATAGTCTGACATATGGATCGTGTGTATAGGAATGGAAGACGAGATAAAGGTTGAAGGCGTGAGAAGGAGCTTCAGAGATTTTGGGCAAGCACAGCACCAGTAAACGTGTAGTCAACCTTGAGCAGTGTGTTCAGGAAGTGGGAAAGCGTGCGTCTAAACTCTAAGGAGCATAGTGGATGATGCAAATTTTTATCTAATAATTAAAACCAACTTTTTGTTAGATTAGTTAACCAATTTCAAAACTACCTTTAAACCGAATATCTagatttttatctattttattaaaataattatttttattctttttttttaaaaaaaaaaattgttaaaaaccTCTCTCCACTCTGCCCATTGCGTTCTGCACCTTTCAAAATTTT
Protein-coding regions in this window:
- the LOC133860687 gene encoding F-box/kelch-repeat protein At3g06240-like — protein: MSDYLPNEVIIEILSRLPVKSLIRFRCVCKTWCSLIASPHFIATHLNRALSKSNAQHPPYLLFHYFDSDFQTQCFTLHYSDDPFPANHSDKHLAFYSSPGIRTRELSLDQEIEEIEEKRGYLNDFLHVVGSSNGVVCLADYVFRKNSGSLCVLWNPSIQKVILLPDPNIGANFGGFTSNGPVIRSLGFGYDPKTDDYKLVKAVYLEDPTHILHPLVEIYSLRMGAWRSVTTPPPPYVIELCYVSVFLNGAVHWRVHTPSGQGDFRNVIVSLDMEDEAFGELAMPKSLEGVKFLDVNLAVIDGLLALVPCNEWGIAVTEPHSVWVMKEYGVAESWTKVFDICIPGRLDRVIGFTKNGEVLVVDDMGKLFSYEPSSQQALDLNILGGLKDSFYLDTYVESLVLLNEESGTHL